One region of Salinibacter grassmerensis genomic DNA includes:
- a CDS encoding dopamine receptor D4, which produces MPDSDPAPPVPESIKPDDAPPGENLGHLPPEYRAVVGRLRAKVDRTTAALDRLQAENERLRRRIAELEQRPAVSPDTTPLVLDDDPAALRNRISAFIEAIDTYLENGADVSTDTASSLDSS; this is translated from the coding sequence TTGCCCGACTCCGACCCCGCACCGCCCGTGCCGGAGTCCATCAAGCCGGACGACGCGCCGCCGGGCGAGAACCTGGGCCACCTGCCGCCCGAGTACCGGGCCGTGGTGGGCCGTCTCCGGGCCAAGGTGGACCGGACCACCGCCGCCCTCGACCGGCTACAGGCCGAGAACGAGCGCCTTCGGCGTCGTATCGCGGAGCTGGAGCAACGCCCTGCGGTGTCTCCGGACACCACCCCCCTCGTGCTTGACGATGACCCAGCGGCCCTTCGGAACCGCATCTCGGCCTTCATTGAGGCCATCGACACGTACCTCGAAAACGGAGCCGACGTGTCCACAGACACGGCCTCGTCTCTCGACTCGTCCTGA
- a CDS encoding cell division protein ZapA, whose translation MADSEPTKSIRVRILGREYALRVREDDEAHTRRIASSVNARMKQFKDNHPDQAELTTAVMTALTLAEELYLQREEHEDGTTALNKELARLSERLEDAAPVPDDDPDAEA comes from the coding sequence ATGGCCGACTCCGAGCCGACCAAGTCAATTCGCGTGCGCATCCTGGGCCGGGAGTATGCCCTGCGTGTGCGAGAGGACGACGAGGCCCACACCCGGCGGATTGCGTCCTCCGTGAACGCCCGGATGAAGCAGTTTAAGGACAATCATCCCGACCAGGCCGAACTAACGACCGCGGTCATGACCGCCCTCACCCTCGCCGAGGAGCTGTATCTCCAGCGTGAGGAACACGAGGACGGCACCACCGCCCTCAACAAGGAGTTGGCCCGCCTGTCCGAGCGGTTGGAGGACGCAGCGCCCGTGCCCGACGATGACCCAGATGCGGAGGCGTGA
- a CDS encoding ABC-F family ATP-binding cassette domain-containing protein: MIKLEDITIEFGENPLFQNLSWTITPEPHRVGLVGPNGAGKTTLLRVIAGDQRVDSGTITREGVSIGYLEQDVQELPEDRTVRDEALRAFEEVLDLEEQEQEISRELEAIDHESDRHEKLLNRLHRVQERLDAQDAHRIRPRTEAILSGLGFAPDEIDRPLRTFSGGWRMRAALARLLLKQPDVLLLDEPTNHLDIESIDWLEDTLETYPGAVILVSHDRSVLDRMVTSTAELVRGRLLHYDGNYSHYLEAREARYERWRRKYENQQKRIEEIQEFISKFRYNAARASQVQSRIKKLEKMDRIPPPPDPAPAMSFEFPEPPRSGVVVLELSEFSKTYDTEHGPETVFTDAGPLAIERGDKVALVGPNGAGKSTLARIIGGMEDFAGTREEGHNVEMAFHAQHQAKTMDPDQTVFDTVREAAPDRPKTELRSLLGRFLFTSEDAFKDVRVLSGGEKSRLSLARTLLSPANLLLLDEPTNHLDIQSREVLIEALQKYEGTFVLVSHDRHVLDAVAEKTWRVGGRTVRTFLGNYSDFRWQVEEGSARPLQDVHEAEPAPAEPSPNGHAPTDGTETPAEDTDTSDLDDRPDGLFADLNSYQLKQKLEDTEARILEIEEKQEELEAAMADPDAYEGNGVEARELSDEYNALKKELSGLYEEWEALTEHVMALED, encoded by the coding sequence ATGATCAAACTCGAAGACATTACCATTGAGTTCGGGGAGAACCCGCTCTTCCAGAACCTGTCGTGGACGATCACACCCGAGCCGCACCGCGTCGGGCTCGTGGGCCCCAACGGCGCCGGCAAAACGACCCTTCTCAGAGTGATCGCCGGCGACCAGCGGGTGGACTCCGGCACCATCACGCGGGAGGGCGTCTCCATCGGCTATCTGGAGCAGGACGTGCAGGAATTGCCCGAAGACCGGACGGTGCGGGACGAGGCCCTCCGCGCCTTCGAAGAGGTGCTGGACCTGGAGGAGCAGGAGCAAGAAATTAGCCGCGAGCTGGAAGCGATCGACCACGAAAGCGACCGCCACGAAAAGCTTCTCAACCGGCTGCATCGGGTGCAGGAGCGACTCGACGCCCAGGACGCCCACCGCATTCGGCCCCGCACCGAGGCCATCCTCTCCGGTCTCGGCTTCGCCCCGGACGAGATTGACCGTCCCCTTCGCACCTTCTCCGGCGGTTGGCGCATGCGGGCGGCGCTGGCCCGCCTCCTTCTCAAGCAGCCGGACGTGCTGCTGCTCGACGAGCCGACGAACCACCTCGACATCGAAAGCATCGACTGGCTCGAAGACACGCTGGAGACCTATCCCGGGGCCGTCATCCTGGTGAGCCACGACCGCTCCGTGCTCGACCGCATGGTCACCTCCACCGCCGAGCTCGTGCGGGGTCGCCTCCTCCACTACGACGGCAACTACTCGCACTACCTGGAGGCCCGCGAGGCGCGCTACGAGCGCTGGCGCCGCAAATACGAGAACCAGCAAAAGCGGATTGAGGAGATCCAGGAGTTCATCTCCAAGTTTCGCTACAACGCCGCCCGCGCCAGTCAGGTGCAGAGCCGGATCAAGAAGCTGGAGAAGATGGACCGGATCCCGCCGCCCCCCGACCCGGCCCCGGCCATGTCGTTCGAGTTCCCCGAGCCCCCCCGCTCCGGCGTCGTGGTGCTGGAGCTCTCCGAGTTCAGCAAGACCTACGACACGGAGCACGGCCCCGAGACCGTTTTCACCGACGCTGGCCCCCTCGCCATCGAACGGGGCGACAAGGTTGCGCTCGTGGGTCCCAACGGCGCGGGCAAGTCCACCCTCGCCCGCATCATCGGCGGGATGGAGGACTTTGCGGGCACCCGTGAGGAGGGCCATAACGTTGAGATGGCCTTCCACGCCCAGCACCAGGCCAAGACGATGGACCCGGACCAGACGGTGTTCGATACCGTCCGCGAAGCGGCACCTGATCGGCCCAAGACCGAACTGCGCAGCCTGCTCGGGCGCTTCCTCTTTACCAGCGAGGACGCGTTCAAGGACGTGCGGGTCCTCTCCGGCGGCGAAAAGAGTCGCCTTTCGCTCGCCCGCACGCTACTGTCGCCGGCCAACCTCCTCCTCCTCGACGAGCCGACAAACCACCTCGACATCCAGTCGCGCGAGGTGCTCATCGAGGCCCTGCAGAAGTACGAAGGGACCTTCGTGCTCGTGAGCCACGACCGCCACGTGCTCGACGCCGTCGCCGAAAAGACGTGGCGCGTGGGGGGACGCACCGTGCGCACCTTCCTCGGCAACTACTCCGACTTCCGTTGGCAGGTGGAGGAGGGCTCGGCCCGCCCACTGCAGGACGTGCACGAGGCGGAACCGGCCCCTGCCGAGCCGTCCCCCAACGGACACGCGCCCACCGACGGCACGGAGACGCCCGCCGAGGACACCGACACGTCCGACCTCGACGACCGTCCGGACGGCCTGTTTGCCGACCTCAACTCGTATCAACTCAAGCAGAAGCTGGAGGACACAGAGGCCCGCATCCTGGAGATCGAGGAGAAACAGGAGGAGCTCGAAGCGGCGATGGCCGATCCGGACGCGTACGAGGGCAACGGCGTGGAGGCCCGAGAGCTGTCCGACGAGTACAATGCGCTCAAGAAGGAGCTTTCGGGCCTCTACGAGGAATGGGAGGCCCTCACCGAGCACGTGATGGCACTGGAGGACTGA
- a CDS encoding FG-GAP repeat protein yields the protein MLRPRLLLCLGLLLGLVPLEGHAQIEALPRPDTLQSASFGVSVAIDDSTAVVGASGASVCGDNAGAVFVYERQAGPLVTSWALTARLVPTPCRTDAFFGADVALSGSRVLVSASSEAFVGEGENAAYVFERSADSTWQQAARLTGAPDRREGLFAAGVALDGDRAAVSTSGNPNRDDPERAYGGAVYVFERDANTSAWSRTARLQSDGRLDSGLIGGDVALDGPHLAVAASTFFEREPGSAYVFRYDPSAKRWREDAHLNDIDAFFISLDLHGSTLLVGEGRARDDGSGAATVYARDDTSWRQTTTLRPSIPYESGSFGATVALHNGRALITGYDEQLGNEINIDRVVYVFRRRPEGAWRERTVLDIGSVDFGASLALNGEVSLVGTVAEDESGTAHIARIP from the coding sequence ATGCTCCGCCCTCGTCTCCTCTTGTGTCTCGGCCTCCTCCTCGGGCTCGTTCCGCTGGAGGGGCACGCCCAGATCGAGGCCCTGCCCCGCCCCGATACGCTGCAATCCGCCTCCTTCGGCGTATCCGTGGCCATCGACGACTCGACTGCCGTGGTTGGCGCCAGCGGGGCGTCGGTGTGCGGCGACAATGCCGGGGCCGTGTTTGTCTATGAGCGGCAGGCAGGCCCCCTCGTCACCTCGTGGGCCCTTACGGCCCGCCTCGTCCCGACGCCCTGTCGCACAGATGCCTTCTTCGGGGCCGACGTGGCCCTCAGCGGCTCGCGGGTCCTGGTGAGCGCCTCCAGCGAGGCCTTCGTCGGGGAGGGAGAAAACGCGGCGTACGTGTTCGAGCGCTCGGCGGACAGCACCTGGCAGCAGGCGGCACGGCTGACCGGGGCTCCGGACCGGCGCGAAGGGCTCTTCGCGGCGGGCGTGGCGCTCGACGGCGACCGAGCGGCCGTGAGCACCTCCGGCAATCCCAACCGGGACGATCCAGAACGGGCGTACGGCGGGGCCGTCTACGTCTTCGAACGCGACGCCAACACCAGTGCCTGGTCCCGGACGGCGCGGCTTCAGTCCGACGGTCGCCTGGACTCGGGGCTCATCGGGGGCGACGTGGCCCTCGACGGGCCTCACCTGGCCGTGGCGGCCTCTACATTTTTTGAGCGCGAGCCGGGCTCCGCCTACGTCTTCCGGTACGACCCCTCGGCCAAACGCTGGCGAGAGGACGCGCACCTGAACGACATCGACGCCTTCTTTATCTCCCTCGACCTGCACGGCTCTACGCTGCTCGTGGGCGAAGGCCGGGCCCGCGACGACGGCTCCGGCGCCGCCACCGTCTATGCCCGCGACGACACGTCCTGGCGACAAACGACCACCCTCCGCCCCTCCATTCCCTACGAATCCGGCTCCTTCGGCGCCACCGTGGCTCTCCACAACGGGCGCGCACTCATCACCGGCTACGACGAGCAGCTCGGCAACGAGATCAACATCGACCGCGTCGTCTATGTCTTTCGGCGGCGCCCCGAAGGCGCATGGCGCGAGCGCACGGTTCTCGACATTGGGTCCGTCGACTTTGGCGCCTCGCTCGCCCTGAACGGAGAGGTGAGCCTCGTGGGCACCGTCGCCGAGGACGAGTCCGGCACCGCACACATCGCCCGAATTCCGTAG
- a CDS encoding glycoside hydrolase family 18 protein, translating into MTNPMPNPEARQHSICLGTLLALSVWLVAACGSPEPSPEYRRIGYVHGTVDVSAEEARQLTHINYAFANVTEEGRVVLERERDSMRLARLRALKSEAPNLKILLSIGGWAWSDYFSNAARTDSSRALFARTAVDLLRTHNLDGLDIDWEYPGQAGQDNVYRPEDRKNFTRLLRTVRRHLDRQGQADGRTDDDRYLLTIAAGADADFLTHTRMAEAHAPLDFVNLMTYDFHGRWSGHTGHHANLYPPAVPDTMQRSAAAAVDRFVNAGVPPAKLVLGVPFYGRGWAGVEPEMDGLYRPYDASRGSHPYDTLANHLAERPDFVRRWDPAARASTLWGRKDSVLITYETPRSLRAKAHYVQSRGLGGVMYWEHSADDGTLLRTLHEHLP; encoded by the coding sequence ATGACGAATCCCATGCCCAACCCGGAGGCGCGCCAGCACAGCATTTGTCTCGGCACGCTTCTCGCCCTGAGCGTCTGGTTGGTGGCTGCGTGTGGCAGTCCGGAGCCCTCTCCTGAATATAGGCGCATCGGCTACGTGCACGGCACGGTCGACGTGTCTGCGGAAGAGGCCCGCCAACTCACACACATCAACTACGCCTTCGCGAACGTTACGGAAGAGGGGCGGGTGGTGCTGGAGCGCGAGCGCGATTCGATGCGCCTCGCCCGGCTCCGGGCCCTCAAGTCGGAGGCGCCCAACCTCAAGATTTTGCTCTCGATTGGCGGCTGGGCGTGGTCCGATTACTTCTCAAACGCCGCCCGCACCGATTCGTCACGGGCCCTGTTCGCCCGCACGGCCGTCGACCTCCTACGGACCCACAACCTCGATGGGCTCGACATCGACTGGGAGTACCCCGGCCAGGCGGGGCAGGACAACGTGTATCGCCCGGAGGACAGAAAAAACTTTACCCGACTGCTCCGGACCGTGCGTCGTCACCTCGACCGGCAGGGGCAGGCGGACGGGCGCACCGACGACGACCGGTATCTCCTCACAATTGCCGCCGGCGCGGACGCCGACTTTCTGACCCACACCCGCATGGCCGAGGCGCACGCGCCGCTCGACTTCGTGAATCTGATGACATACGACTTCCACGGACGTTGGTCCGGTCACACCGGCCACCATGCCAACCTCTACCCACCGGCCGTGCCGGACACGATGCAGCGCTCGGCGGCCGCGGCGGTCGACCGGTTCGTGAACGCGGGTGTGCCGCCCGCGAAGCTAGTGCTCGGGGTGCCGTTCTACGGACGTGGGTGGGCCGGCGTCGAGCCGGAGATGGATGGACTGTACCGGCCCTACGACGCCTCACGGGGCAGTCATCCCTACGATACGCTCGCCAACCACCTCGCCGAGCGCCCCGACTTCGTCCGCCGGTGGGATCCCGCCGCGCGAGCCTCAACCCTCTGGGGGAGGAAGGACTCGGTCCTGATCACCTACGAAACCCCGCGGTCTCTGCGGGCCAAGGCGCACTACGTTCAGTCCCGCGGCCTCGGCGGCGTCATGTACTGGGAGCACAGTGCCGACGACGGCACCCTTCTCCGCACGCTCCACGAGCACCTTCCGTAG
- a CDS encoding family 10 glycosylhydrolase, with translation MPERRTFLKTLGAGALGAAATGFSSPPERSPSTPADASPPSPPDSAPTNWVWMTPELDVPADEWKRRFERLRAHNIDAILPQVYSNSAAYYGSDFLPVEGEWLETILPPAKEAGLEVHGWMVSMPCTIPEIVNRHKEWFVVNRNGESAVDNPAYVDYYKFTCPNRPGAQDFIERRVEEITSINELDGIHFDYIRFPDVVIAEALQPKYGIDQEEEEAPYDYCYCEACRSKFEREHGADPYDLDDPTTNTAWRLFRYDSITSLVNDRLIPIARANDTAVSAATFPNWEAVRQRWHHWDLDYVHPMLYHNFYHAGANWVRDETRAGIERLRGQGKPIPLYSGLNVGAVAPGGLERLIEKAHEGDASGITLFAAGSMNDALWTAFAEATSKA, from the coding sequence ATGCCAGAGCGACGCACATTCCTGAAGACCCTGGGGGCGGGTGCCCTCGGCGCAGCCGCTACGGGGTTTTCCTCTCCGCCCGAGCGCTCCCCCTCTACCCCGGCGGACGCGAGCCCCCCGTCGCCTCCCGACTCGGCGCCGACGAACTGGGTGTGGATGACCCCGGAACTCGATGTCCCGGCTGACGAGTGGAAGCGGCGCTTCGAGCGTCTGCGGGCGCACAACATCGACGCGATCCTGCCGCAGGTGTACAGCAACAGTGCGGCCTACTACGGGAGCGACTTTCTTCCGGTCGAGGGCGAGTGGCTCGAAACCATTCTCCCCCCCGCGAAAGAAGCGGGCCTGGAGGTGCACGGGTGGATGGTATCGATGCCCTGCACCATCCCTGAGATCGTCAATCGGCACAAAGAATGGTTCGTGGTGAACCGGAACGGGGAGTCGGCGGTCGACAATCCGGCGTACGTCGACTACTACAAGTTCACCTGCCCCAATCGGCCCGGAGCCCAGGATTTCATTGAGCGGCGTGTTGAGGAGATCACGTCCATCAACGAACTGGACGGAATCCATTTCGACTACATCCGCTTCCCCGACGTCGTCATCGCCGAGGCCCTTCAGCCGAAGTACGGCATCGACCAGGAGGAGGAAGAGGCCCCGTACGACTACTGCTACTGCGAGGCCTGCCGGTCGAAGTTCGAGCGCGAGCACGGGGCCGACCCCTACGACCTCGACGATCCCACCACGAACACGGCGTGGCGCCTCTTCCGGTACGACAGCATCACAAGCCTGGTGAACGACCGCCTTATTCCCATCGCCCGCGCGAACGACACGGCGGTCTCCGCGGCAACCTTTCCGAACTGGGAGGCCGTGCGCCAGCGGTGGCACCACTGGGATCTCGACTACGTGCATCCGATGCTGTACCACAACTTCTACCACGCCGGGGCAAACTGGGTGCGCGACGAGACGCGGGCCGGCATTGAGCGGCTGCGCGGACAGGGCAAACCGATCCCCTTATACAGTGGCCTCAACGTGGGGGCCGTGGCACCGGGCGGCCTGGAGCGGCTCATCGAAAAGGCGCACGAGGGCGACGCCAGCGGCATCACCCTCTTCGCGGCTGGCAGCATGAACGACGCGCTGTGGACCGCCTTCGCGGAGGCGACCTCGAAGGCGTAA
- a CDS encoding amidohydrolase family protein, translated as MRRTLFLFVLAGLFAVQSATAQPTALVGPTALNPADSTVIENATVLLEGDRIAAVGPSGEVEVPDRATVHDMPDKYVMPGLVDGHVHFFQSGGLYTRPDVIDLRGARPYAEELRRIKERLPDTFRRYLRSGVTSVVDVGGPMWNLDVRARADTTAMAPTVVTAGPLISSVERPSLGEGDPPILQITTPEAARKEVRDQIMAGVDLIKIWYIVGGGETPADYRPVVEATVDEAHNAGVRVAVHATELETARAAVEAGADILVHSVSDQPVDDAFVRLLRENDVLYTPTLVVGERYGETFAQQLDLTLAEHRIGQKDVINSLTDLRTLPDSLVPTGLRRRIQQAPTVPSDTTAMRNLKRLYEAGIDVVAGTDAGNIGTPHGPALIREFELMRTAGLTPREILATATAGGAQLMGRDDLGQIEEGMMADLVVLDRDPFADIQHATSIHRVVKNGTLFAPDRLVPRTPEEVVFQLHNAYNTHDPDAFLDAFADDVEVYRPPNTLVMEGRDTLATQYHPLLDGATNLHSEFRYHTTVGNTFTAHETIRNLPGREAPLSQVFLYRVTDGAIDRAWLVQEE; from the coding sequence ATGCGCCGAACCCTATTTCTTTTTGTTCTCGCCGGTCTCTTTGCAGTCCAGTCCGCCACGGCCCAGCCCACCGCCCTCGTCGGGCCCACGGCCCTCAATCCGGCCGACTCCACAGTAATTGAGAACGCGACGGTTCTATTGGAGGGCGACCGCATCGCCGCAGTGGGGCCGTCGGGGGAGGTGGAGGTGCCGGACCGGGCGACCGTGCACGACATGCCCGACAAGTACGTGATGCCGGGCCTCGTCGACGGCCACGTCCACTTCTTCCAGAGCGGCGGGCTCTACACGCGCCCCGACGTGATCGACCTGCGCGGCGCCCGCCCCTACGCCGAAGAGTTGCGGCGCATCAAAGAGCGGCTCCCGGACACCTTCCGCCGCTACCTCCGCAGTGGGGTGACGAGCGTGGTGGACGTAGGCGGGCCGATGTGGAACCTCGACGTGCGGGCCCGCGCCGACACCACGGCGATGGCCCCGACGGTCGTGACGGCGGGCCCGCTTATTTCCAGCGTGGAGCGTCCGTCGCTCGGCGAGGGCGATCCGCCCATCCTGCAGATCACGACGCCGGAGGCGGCCCGGAAAGAGGTCCGCGACCAGATCATGGCCGGGGTGGACCTCATCAAGATCTGGTACATCGTGGGCGGAGGGGAGACCCCGGCCGACTATCGTCCGGTCGTCGAGGCGACCGTTGACGAAGCCCATAACGCAGGCGTCCGGGTGGCCGTCCACGCCACGGAGTTGGAAACCGCCCGGGCCGCCGTCGAGGCCGGGGCGGACATCCTCGTCCACAGCGTATCCGACCAGCCGGTCGACGACGCCTTCGTGCGGCTTCTTCGGGAGAACGACGTGCTCTACACCCCGACGCTCGTGGTGGGCGAGCGCTACGGCGAAACGTTCGCCCAGCAACTCGACCTGACGCTTGCCGAGCACCGCATCGGCCAGAAGGACGTGATCAACTCCCTCACCGACCTGCGCACGCTCCCGGATTCGCTCGTCCCGACCGGCCTCCGCCGGCGCATCCAGCAGGCCCCGACGGTGCCGTCCGACACCACGGCCATGCGCAACCTGAAGCGGCTCTACGAGGCTGGCATCGACGTTGTGGCCGGCACCGACGCGGGCAACATCGGTACGCCGCACGGCCCGGCCCTCATCCGCGAGTTTGAGCTCATGCGTACGGCCGGCCTCACGCCCCGCGAGATCTTGGCAACGGCGACGGCGGGCGGTGCCCAGCTCATGGGCCGTGACGACCTCGGGCAGATCGAAGAGGGGATGATGGCGGACCTTGTCGTGCTCGATCGCGATCCCTTCGCGGACATCCAACACGCCACGTCGATTCATCGGGTCGTGAAGAACGGCACGCTGTTCGCTCCCGACCGGCTCGTGCCGCGGACGCCGGAGGAGGTGGTGTTCCAGCTGCACAACGCCTACAACACCCATGACCCGGATGCCTTTCTTGACGCGTTCGCCGATGACGTGGAGGTCTATCGCCCCCCGAATACGCTTGTGATGGAGGGGCGTGACACCCTCGCGACGCAGTACCATCCTCTCCTTGACGGGGCAACCAACCTGCACTCCGAGTTCCGCTATCACACGACCGTGGGCAACACCTTCACCGCCCACGAGACCATCCGGAACCTGCCCGGTCGCGAGGCGCCGCTGTCCCAGGTGTTTCTGTACCGCGTGACCGACGGGGCGATCGACCGGGCCTGGCTTGTGCAGGAGGAGTAG
- a CDS encoding TlpA family protein disulfide reductase, whose amino-acid sequence MPDSNRDRSPWRTVRTYVKAYWHWPVLLVMGIYVYQQYMPSIELAAERRPAPTVVAETLAGDRFRLEDHRGEVVVVNVWATWCPPCRVEMPGFVDLQREFEDKGVQFVGIAVDRDGATAVRPFVEEQGINFPQIANPALAARHFPGEAVPRTYLIDKRGRVRYEHSGVVLKWALDDALETLVREGR is encoded by the coding sequence ATGCCTGACTCCAACCGCGATCGCTCCCCGTGGCGCACCGTCCGGACCTACGTCAAAGCCTACTGGCACTGGCCCGTGCTCCTGGTGATGGGGATCTACGTCTATCAGCAGTACATGCCGAGCATTGAGTTGGCCGCGGAGAGGCGCCCGGCCCCGACGGTGGTAGCCGAGACGCTGGCGGGCGATCGCTTTCGGCTCGAAGACCACCGGGGGGAGGTCGTGGTGGTGAACGTGTGGGCCACCTGGTGCCCGCCGTGTCGCGTGGAGATGCCCGGCTTCGTGGACCTGCAGCGCGAATTTGAGGATAAGGGCGTGCAGTTCGTCGGGATTGCGGTGGACCGGGACGGGGCGACGGCGGTGCGTCCCTTCGTGGAGGAACAGGGCATCAACTTTCCGCAGATCGCGAATCCCGCACTCGCGGCGCGCCACTTTCCGGGCGAGGCCGTGCCACGGACGTACCTGATCGACAAACGAGGCCGCGTCCGGTACGAGCACAGCGGCGTGGTCCTCAAATGGGCGCTCGACGATGCGCTGGAGACGCTGGTGAGGGAGGGTCGGTAG
- a CDS encoding peroxiredoxin family protein: protein MRSLSFPNWVGSFAAGLLVVGGIVALVMAEQPASPAQTTGGDTAQDAPDFSLNTLDGEIFRLDDQRGDVVVLNFWATWCPPCRREIPDFVSLQEDLGGRGLQFVGVALERSAGPKEVRAFADKMNINYPIGLGDGSIAEKYGGVRGLPMTFVIGPEGKIRKHIPGMTTEDRIRPLLEALLRERS, encoded by the coding sequence ATGCGCTCTCTTTCTTTTCCCAACTGGGTGGGCTCGTTCGCGGCGGGTCTGCTCGTCGTCGGGGGAATCGTAGCCCTCGTGATGGCCGAACAGCCCGCCTCGCCTGCCCAGACGACGGGGGGCGACACCGCACAGGACGCCCCCGATTTTTCGCTGAACACCCTGGATGGCGAGATTTTTCGCCTTGACGATCAGCGCGGAGACGTGGTGGTGCTCAACTTCTGGGCCACCTGGTGCCCGCCATGCCGGCGGGAGATTCCGGACTTCGTGTCGCTACAGGAGGACCTTGGCGGTCGGGGCCTCCAGTTCGTGGGCGTGGCCCTCGAACGGAGCGCCGGCCCCAAAGAGGTGCGAGCCTTCGCCGACAAGATGAACATCAACTACCCGATTGGGCTGGGCGACGGCTCGATCGCGGAGAAATACGGCGGGGTGCGGGGCCTGCCCATGACGTTCGTGATCGGGCCCGAGGGAAAGATCCGCAAGCACATTCCGGGCATGACCACCGAGGACCGGATCCGCCCCTTGCTGGAGGCACTCCTGCGAGAACGGTCGTAG
- a CDS encoding methyltransferase domain-containing protein codes for MPSSPSVLSLRSSDRTPLLFTVNMGLEDVVVDEFRERAAAAGLDVTDTDDTPFGLQSYALVEVDAAPDDALDVARQMRSVHHVLAPLYTFTLSTNEEDALQAIQDTVKTLDVEAMETADTFRASSVRQGDHDFTSVDVQRWAGGALDARYDASVDLEDYDVEVRVDVREDQCLVSVQHTREALSRRQLEGYQPRAALKANVAYALLRLAHLDAPPDTLLDPFCGSATILLEAADLWGDTQCYGNDWNEEAVTGARTNVEMAGLSDRITIREGDAWQLEETFEDVTADLIVTNPPFGVRMASSMDFYPFYRRVLGQMAEVLRPGGLVVMLVLRQGPFNTVLDESEQFASRHVRAIEIGGLYPYVFVLERL; via the coding sequence ATGCCGTCGTCCCCCTCGGTCCTTTCTCTCCGTTCGTCGGACCGTACGCCTCTCCTGTTCACCGTCAACATGGGGCTGGAGGACGTGGTCGTGGACGAATTTCGGGAGCGGGCCGCGGCCGCGGGCCTCGACGTGACCGACACCGACGACACCCCCTTTGGCCTGCAGAGCTACGCCTTGGTGGAGGTCGACGCGGCCCCCGACGACGCGCTCGACGTGGCCCGCCAGATGCGCTCGGTGCACCATGTGCTGGCGCCCCTCTACACGTTCACCCTCTCCACGAACGAGGAGGACGCCCTCCAAGCAATTCAGGACACGGTAAAGACGCTCGACGTGGAGGCCATGGAGACGGCGGACACCTTCCGCGCCTCTTCGGTGCGGCAGGGCGACCACGACTTCACGAGCGTCGACGTGCAGAGGTGGGCGGGTGGGGCCCTCGACGCCCGCTACGACGCGTCCGTCGACCTGGAGGACTACGACGTGGAGGTACGGGTGGACGTCCGTGAAGACCAGTGCCTCGTGAGCGTTCAGCACACCCGCGAGGCCCTGAGTCGCCGGCAGCTGGAGGGCTACCAGCCGCGGGCCGCTCTCAAGGCGAACGTGGCCTACGCCCTCCTCCGTCTCGCCCATCTCGACGCCCCCCCGGACACGCTGCTCGACCCCTTTTGCGGCTCCGCCACCATCCTGCTGGAGGCCGCGGACCTGTGGGGCGACACGCAGTGCTACGGCAACGACTGGAACGAGGAGGCGGTAACGGGCGCCCGCACAAACGTCGAAATGGCGGGCCTAAGCGACCGCATCACGATTCGGGAGGGCGACGCGTGGCAGCTCGAAGAGACGTTCGAGGACGTGACGGCGGACCTGATCGTCACCAATCCCCCCTTCGGCGTGCGCATGGCCAGTAGCATGGACTTTTACCCCTTTTACCGGCGCGTCCTCGGGCAAATGGCCGAAGTGCTGCGGCCCGGTGGCCTCGTGGTGATGCTGGTGCTGCGGCAGGGCCCCTTCAACACGGTCCTCGACGAGTCCGAGCAGTTCGCCAGTCGCCACGTGCGGGCCATCGAGATCGGTGGGCTCTACCCGTACGTCTTCGTGCTCGAACGCCTGTAA